The Primulina tabacum isolate GXHZ01 chromosome 7, ASM2559414v2, whole genome shotgun sequence genome includes a window with the following:
- the LOC142550889 gene encoding HMG1/2-like protein, with product MKGGKSKAESKKADGRLAVKKQTKKEKQAAKDPNKPKRPPSAFFVFMEDFRKQYKEKHPNTKSVAVIGKAGGDKWKSMDGDEKTPFVEMAAQRKEEYERKMEAYNKKLAGGGDDDSDKSKSEINDEDDEDGSGDDEEDDD from the exons ATGAAAGGGGGGAAATCGAAGGCTGAATCGAAGAAAGCCGACGGCAG GCTTGCAGTGAAGAAGCAAACAAAGAAGGAGAAACAAGCGGCAAAGGACCCTAACAAGCCAAAGAGGCCTCCAAGTGCTTTCTTCGTTTTCAT GGAGGACTTCAGAAAGCAATACAAGGAAAAACACCCCAACACTAAATCAGTTGCTGTG ATTGGAAAGGCTGGTGGTGATAAGTGGAAGTCAATGGATGGAGAT GAGAAAACTCCTTTTGTCGAAATGGCAGCACAGAGGAAGGAGGAATATGAGCGGAAAATGGAAGCCTACAACAAAAAATTG GCTGGGGGTGGTGATGACGATTCTGACAAGTCCAAGTCTGAAATTAACGACGAGGATGACGAGGATGGCAGTGGAGAT GACGAAGAAGACGATGACTAA
- the LOC142551378 gene encoding uncharacterized protein LOC142551378, with product MQEKKVSTVTETQHGSPMNYGPTTPLPDKTLLFFILDRLQKKDIYGVFSEPVDLNELPDYGEIIEHPMDFGTVRKKLDGGAYKNLEELETDLFLICSNAMTYNAPDTIYYRQARSIQELAKRDFENLKHEGDADELQPKIVRRGRPPSKNQKKPVDTSTLERVSPYPSSVALLANAGERIVGSNSYNLRKVPTPQRYR from the exons ATGCAG GAAAAAAAGGTTTCGACAGTGACAGAAACTCAACATG GGTCACCAATGAATTATGGTCCCACGACACCTTTGCCAGACAAAACATTGTTGTTCTTCATTCTTGACAGGCTCCAAAA GAAGGATATATATGGGGTGTTTTCTGAGCCCGTGGATCTCAATGAG CTGCCTGATTATGGTGAAATAATTGAGCACCCTATGGACTTTGGAACCGTGAGGAAGAAACTTGATGGTGGAGCTTATAAGAATTTGGAAGAATTAGAG ACCGATTTATTTCTGATATGTTCGAATGCCATGACGTATAATGCTCCAGATACCATCTATTATCGGCAG GCACGATCTATCCAAGAACTTGCAAAGAGGGACTTTGAAAATCTGAAACATGAAGGTGATGCTGATGAACTACAGCCCAAAATAGTGCGGAGGGGAAGGCCACCAAGCAAGAACCAGAAAAAGCCTGTTGATACATCTACACTAGAACGTGTTAGTCCTTATCCTTCTTCAGTTGCACTTCTTGCTAACGCAGGAGAGAGAATAGTTGGGTCGAACTCCTATAATTTGAGAAAGGTACCAACACCTCAGAGATATCGATAA